In one window of Henckelia pumila isolate YLH828 chromosome 1, ASM3356847v2, whole genome shotgun sequence DNA:
- the LOC140875508 gene encoding PRA1 family protein H isoform X2: protein MLQVKLVPSKETPYPAKRMGMVFTPNPLALSVPEPEFESWLRDSGYLEIIDQRTTDLHRLTTATPPNSAAVDSTSAAVTATATNSEGFRSLFSLIWTLLSLFTFNPFSKLTTDDFSSDTPPWTTAFFGSSDSYSFPSSPAQVRLRVHENVKRFARNYASLFILFFACSLYQLPIALVGLISCLALWDVFRFVGDRWKLDGYPLLREILIRIVQCV, encoded by the exons ATGTTACAAGTGAAGTTGGTTCCCAGCAAAGAAACTCCTTATCCCGCGAAGAGAATGGGAATGGTGTTCACCCCGAACCCGCTAGCCCTAAGCGTACCCGAACCCGAGTTCGAATCCTGGCTCCGCGACTCCGGCTACCTCGAAATCATCGACCAGCGCACCACCGACCTCCACCGCCTCACCACCGCCACCCCACCTAATTCAGCCGCCGTAGACTCCACCTCCGCCGCTGTAACTGCCACAGCTACTAATTCTGAAGGTTTCCGCTCCTTGTTCTCCCTCATCTGGACCTTGCTCTCGCTCTTCACTTTCAACCCTTTCTCCAAGCTCACGACGGACGATTTCTCCAGCGATACTCCGCCTTGGACCACTGCCTTTTTTGGCTCCTCTGATTCTTACTCGTTCCCGTCTTCTCCCGCTCAGGTTCGCCTACGTGTCCACGAGAATGTCAAACGCTTCGCTCGCAATTACGCCTCGCTGTTCATCCTCTTTTTTGCCTGCTCCCT GTATCAGTTGCCCATTGCCCTTGTTGGTCTTATTTCATGCTTAGCACTGTGGGATGTATTCAGGTTTGTAGGTGATCGATGGAAGTTGGATGGATATCCTTTACTAAGAGAAATTTTAATCCGTATTGTTCAGTGTG TTTGA
- the LOC140875508 gene encoding PRA1 family protein H isoform X1, which yields MLQVKLVPSKETPYPAKRMGMVFTPNPLALSVPEPEFESWLRDSGYLEIIDQRTTDLHRLTTATPPNSAAVDSTSAAVTATATNSEGFRSLFSLIWTLLSLFTFNPFSKLTTDDFSSDTPPWTTAFFGSSDSYSFPSSPAQVRLRVHENVKRFARNYASLFILFFACSLYQLPIALVGLISCLALWDVFRFVGDRWKLDGYPLLREILIRIVQCVTAVIMLISNVQLAVFCAVGFSYAVMILHSSFRKLTPAKQPAAKGGYRRNGRR from the exons ATGTTACAAGTGAAGTTGGTTCCCAGCAAAGAAACTCCTTATCCCGCGAAGAGAATGGGAATGGTGTTCACCCCGAACCCGCTAGCCCTAAGCGTACCCGAACCCGAGTTCGAATCCTGGCTCCGCGACTCCGGCTACCTCGAAATCATCGACCAGCGCACCACCGACCTCCACCGCCTCACCACCGCCACCCCACCTAATTCAGCCGCCGTAGACTCCACCTCCGCCGCTGTAACTGCCACAGCTACTAATTCTGAAGGTTTCCGCTCCTTGTTCTCCCTCATCTGGACCTTGCTCTCGCTCTTCACTTTCAACCCTTTCTCCAAGCTCACGACGGACGATTTCTCCAGCGATACTCCGCCTTGGACCACTGCCTTTTTTGGCTCCTCTGATTCTTACTCGTTCCCGTCTTCTCCCGCTCAGGTTCGCCTACGTGTCCACGAGAATGTCAAACGCTTCGCTCGCAATTACGCCTCGCTGTTCATCCTCTTTTTTGCCTGCTCCCT GTATCAGTTGCCCATTGCCCTTGTTGGTCTTATTTCATGCTTAGCACTGTGGGATGTATTCAGGTTTGTAGGTGATCGATGGAAGTTGGATGGATATCCTTTACTAAGAGAAATTTTAATCCGTATTGTTCAGTGTG TGACTGCTGTTATCATGTTAATTTCCAACGTCCAGTTGGCCGTCTTCTGTGCTGTTGGTTTCAGTTATGCAG TCATGATTTTACACTCCTCGTTTCGGAAATTGACCCCTGCAAAGCAACCAGCTGCAAAAGGTGGATATAGAAGGAATGGCAGACGATAA
- the LOC140875429 gene encoding small ribosomal subunit protein bS20c → MAGAVMNCVSCCGLSGKLKSLSLATPNATSAALKPLSFSSNASVNLFSKGLVSVCPVQRPLRSLIVCEAGTTKKADSAAKRARQAEKRRIYNKAHKSEIRTRMKKALEAMEALVKKTDAQAEEVLPIEKLIAEAYSAIDKAVKVGTLHRNTGGRRKSRLARRKKAVEIHHGWYTPVPASLQAA, encoded by the exons ATGGCTGGAGCAGTAATGAATTGCGTTTCCTGTTGTGGGTTGTCGGGAAAGTTGAAGTCTCTTTCTCTCGCCACTCCAAATGCCACCTCTGCTGCCTTGAAGCCACTCAGCTTTTCATCCAATGCTTCCGTCAATCTTTTCTCTAAAG GGTTAGTTTCGGTGTGCCCGGTGCAAAGGCCGTTGCGGAGTTTGATAGTGTGTGAAGCTGGGACGACGAAGAAGGCAGACTCGGCCGCGAAGAGAGCTCGCCAAGCTGAGAAGAGGCGAATCTACAATAAGGCCCACAAATCCGAGATCCGGACTCGAATGAAGAAG GCTTTAGAGGCAATGGAAGCTCTTGTGAAGAAGACTGATGCACAAGCCGAAGAAGTACTTCCCATTGAAAAGCTGATAGCCGAAGCATATTCAGCCATTGATAAAGCTGTGAAGGTAGGAACACTTCACCGAAACACCGGGGGAAGGAGAAAGTCCCGACTCGCCAGAAGAAAGAAGGCCGTAGAGATCCACCATGGATGGTATACTCCTGTTCCGGCTTCTCTCCAGGCAGCATAG